A region from the Clostridium beijerinckii genome encodes:
- a CDS encoding UDP-N-acetylmuramoyl-L-alanine--D-glutamate ligase — MKKDFKEFKRFILGKKVAVVGIGVSNIPLINFLLELGATVTAFDKKTKEELGEVATDFNNKGVKLELGEGYLNNLNGFDVVFKTPSMRIDSESLVKVKKEGTYITSEMEEFVRYTKGKVYGITGSDGKTTTTTIISKLLEEQGYKTWVGGNIGTPLFSQIEDINEDDRVVLELSSFQLMTMSEEIDIAICTNLAPNHLDMHKDMQEYIEAKKNIFLYQSSNDLLIVNRENEITHGFKKEAKGIVKEFSSKREITDGAYYKDGTLYVEGKEVCKKDDIVIKGMHNVENYLAAFIATKNDVSVEIMKKVAENFAGVEHRCELVREIDGVRYYNDSIASSPTRTLAGLKAFDKKVIVIAGGYDKHIPFEPLAYEGYDYIKELILIGATKDKIKAVFDKLEQEKGIKTTIRMAESLEDAVKIAKDRAKPGDIITLSPACASFDMYPNFMVRGNKFKDIVKGL; from the coding sequence ATGAAAAAAGACTTTAAAGAATTTAAGAGATTCATATTAGGAAAGAAGGTTGCAGTTGTTGGAATTGGAGTAAGCAATATTCCATTAATCAATTTTTTATTGGAATTAGGTGCTACAGTAACAGCGTTTGATAAGAAGACTAAAGAGGAACTTGGTGAAGTAGCAACTGATTTTAATAATAAAGGTGTTAAGTTGGAACTTGGAGAAGGATATTTAAATAATCTTAATGGATTTGATGTGGTATTTAAGACACCGTCTATGAGAATTGATAGTGAGTCATTAGTTAAAGTTAAAAAAGAAGGAACATATATTACTTCTGAAATGGAGGAATTCGTAAGATATACTAAGGGAAAAGTATACGGGATAACAGGTAGTGATGGGAAGACAACAACTACAACTATTATTTCTAAATTGTTAGAAGAACAAGGATATAAAACTTGGGTTGGAGGAAACATAGGAACTCCATTATTTTCACAAATAGAAGATATAAATGAAGATGACAGAGTTGTATTAGAATTATCTAGTTTTCAACTTATGACTATGTCGGAAGAAATAGATATTGCTATATGCACAAATTTAGCTCCTAATCATTTAGACATGCATAAGGATATGCAAGAATATATTGAAGCTAAGAAAAATATTTTTTTATATCAAAGTTCAAATGATTTATTAATAGTAAACAGAGAAAATGAAATTACTCATGGCTTTAAAAAAGAAGCAAAGGGAATTGTAAAAGAATTCAGTTCTAAGAGAGAAATAACAGATGGAGCATATTATAAAGACGGTACACTTTATGTTGAAGGAAAGGAAGTGTGCAAAAAAGACGATATAGTAATTAAGGGTATGCATAATGTTGAAAATTACCTTGCTGCATTTATAGCTACTAAAAATGATGTTTCTGTAGAAATCATGAAGAAAGTTGCAGAAAACTTCGCGGGTGTTGAACACAGATGTGAACTTGTAAGAGAGATAGATGGGGTTAGATACTATAATGATTCCATAGCTTCAAGTCCAACAAGAACTTTAGCTGGGCTTAAAGCATTTGATAAAAAAGTTATAGTAATTGCAGGTGGTTATGACAAACATATACCTTTTGAACCGTTAGCTTATGAAGGTTATGATTATATAAAAGAATTAATTCTTATAGGAGCAACAAAAGATAAAATAAAGGCTGTGTTTGACAAATTAGAACAAGAAAAAGGAATTAAGACTACCATAAGAATGGCAGAATCACTAGAAGATGCTGTCAAGATAGCTAAAGATAGAGCTAAGCCAGGAGATATTATTACGTTGTCACCAGCTTGCGCATCATTTGATATGTATCCTAATTTCATGGTAAGAGGGAATAAATTTAAAGATATAGTAAAAGGTTTGTAG
- a CDS encoding DUF5050 domain-containing protein produces MNKKILCLLLSLTMLSFIGCGNKTISSTDSTNPSTSSTTSIQVPNTTVTPSVSFALTDASSYLCPFVFNGTDLIFPNPDENNRISTIPDPLPADILKSENITDFANYSADNITLIDKTIYFSDGSNNNALCSFDIANKIYTNLNTHSVHNLIAVNNELFYMNKDDENKIYKYDTINSSSILICAENVGSFIINGDFIIYQNLSDNSKLYSIKTDGTNRQKLTDYTANSFVVFEGQLLFFNSSDNNNLYSIDPSTLICKRLYIMNGFQLKIINKSLYFINGDDSNNLYSLSVDLQNSTASYKPEISEGINDYYLTSAGIFYNPSINVNNIYFKKFSIQS; encoded by the coding sequence ATGAATAAGAAAATATTATGCCTATTACTATCACTTACTATGCTTTCTTTTATAGGATGTGGAAATAAAACCATTTCATCTACAGATTCCACTAATCCTAGTACCTCTTCCACTACGTCAATACAAGTTCCTAATACTACAGTAACTCCATCAGTTTCATTTGCTCTAACTGATGCTTCTTCATATTTATGTCCATTTGTTTTTAACGGAACTGACTTAATATTTCCTAATCCAGATGAAAATAATAGAATTTCAACAATTCCTGATCCCTTACCAGCTGATATTCTTAAAAGCGAAAATATTACTGATTTTGCTAATTACTCTGCTGATAACATCACATTAATTGATAAAACTATTTATTTTTCTGATGGTTCAAATAATAATGCTTTATGTTCTTTTGATATTGCTAACAAAATTTACACTAACTTAAACACTCATTCAGTACATAATTTAATAGCTGTTAATAATGAATTATTTTATATGAATAAAGATGATGAAAATAAGATTTATAAATATGACACTATAAATTCAAGCTCCATATTAATATGTGCTGAGAATGTTGGATCTTTTATAATCAACGGTGATTTTATTATTTATCAAAATTTAAGTGATAATTCAAAATTATACTCAATTAAAACAGATGGTACTAATAGACAAAAGCTTACTGATTATACCGCTAATAGTTTCGTAGTATTCGAAGGACAATTACTCTTCTTCAATTCTTCTGACAACAATAACTTGTATTCAATAGATCCTTCTACATTAATTTGTAAGCGGCTTTATATTATGAATGGATTCCAATTAAAAATTATTAATAAGTCTTTATATTTTATCAATGGAGATGACTCAAATAACTTATATTCATTATCAGTAGACCTTCAAAATTCAACTGCATCCTATAAACCTGAAATATCTGAAGGAATAAATGACTATTATTTAACCTCTGCTGGTATTTTTTATAATCCAAGCATTAATGTTAACAACATTTACTTCAAGAAATTTTCTATTCAAAGTTAA